The genome window CACAGCGCATTATCGACACCTTCGAGGAACAGGGCTTCGCAGTGGTGGGTTTCGATGAGCCGGCAGAGCTGTATGTGGTCAACTCGTGTTCGGTCACCCAGCTGGCGGAGAAGAAGTCGCTGCAGATCGTGCGCCGTGCCGCTCGACAGAACCCCGATGCGCGCGTGGTGTTGACCGGTTGCTTCGCCCAGTTCACCATCCTGCGGGGAGAAAGCGTCGCCGAAGCCGCTTTGCTGGTTCCCAATACCGACAAGATGCGCACGGTGCACCATGTGCTGGAAGCCTTCCCCGACATCCGCGAGCGTGTGTCTCGTGACCCTGCCCCCCCTGCTCTGCGCAATCCTTACGAGCGCACCCGGGCGGTGGTCAAGATACAGGACGGCTGCAACGTCTGCTGTTCCTTTTGCTCCATCCCCTACACCCGTCCTCGCATGTTCAGCCGTCCCTACACGGAAGTGCTGGATGAGGTACGCCGACTGGTGGACGAGGGCTTCCGGGAGGTGGTGTTGACAGGAGTGCTTATAGGCTCTTATGGGGAAGAAACCGGCAGCGGCGGTCCCGACCTGGCGGGTTTGCTACAGCATATGGCGCGAATCGACGGACTGGAGAGAATCCGTATTAGCTCCATTGAGCTGACACAGGTCACCGACAGGTTGATCGAAGTGTGCGCCAGCGAGCGGAGGGTTTGCCCACACCTGCATATCCCTTTGCAAAGCGGAGACGACCGCATCCTGCAGGCAATGAATCGTCCCTACCGCCAGCAGGACGTGCTGAACCTCGCGGAAAAATTATATACACAGATACCCGACCTTGCCATCACCACCGATATCATGGTGGGTTTCCCGGGTGAAGACGATGCCGCCTTCCGGGAGACCTGCAAGGTGGTGGAAACGGTGCAGTATGCACGGGCGCACCTCTTTCGCTTCAGCCCACGTCCGGGCACACCTGCGGCACAGATGGCAGAGCAGGTACCCGACAGCGAGAAGGAGCAACGTAGTCACGAACTGGCGGATCTCTGCCGAAAGTACCGCGAACGGTTTATCGCGGCGCGGCTGGGGAGAACGGTGCGCGTGCTGGTGGAAGGCAAGCAGGGCAAAGGCGGCTTGATGAAGGGATTGACCGATAACTACATCCCCGTAGAGTTCGCCGGTAGCGCGCACCTTGCCGGGCAGCTGGTGTGGGTGCGCCTGCTGGAGTTAACCGACGAGGGCGCACTGGGCGAACTGATAACCACTTCTTCAGGAGGGCATGAGGATGGAGGATTGCATCTTTTGCCGAATCGCGCAGAAGCAGGTGCCGTCCACCTGCGTGTACGAGGATGAGGACGTCTATGCCTTCAAGGACCTGAATCCACAAGCGCCGGTGCATGTGCTTCTCATCCCCAAACAGCACGTGCAGGATGTGGCTGCATTGCAGGAACAGCACGATGCACTAGCAGGCAAACTGCTTCGGGTGGCAGCACACATCGCTCGCGAAATGAACGTAGACAAAACCGGCTACCGACTGGTGGCAAACGTGGGACCCCATGCGGGACAGAGCGTGCTGCATCTACATATCCATCTGCTGGGTGGTCGGCAGATGAGCTGGCCACCGGGATAGGGGGAGAGCCATGAACCGTTCGGCGGGGGGAACGAACCCCTACATCTGTCAGATGGTGGGCTGTTTTGAATCTGCCACAGAGCCTCTACCTCTGCCTGAAGAGGAGGGGAGACTGTTTTTGTGTGCCAAGCATCGCGCCCAGTACCTGTCGGGGGAGATGTCTTTAGGGCATATCGCCAGCATGACCACCCGGTATATTCACGACCTGCGTGTGAAGCGCCTGAACCGACTGTATGACGAACGAGGCAACCTGTGCGAGATTTTGCGCCGTGATGACCCTATCTACCGCGAATGCTTCCCCGAGGGTTTCGCACAGGCGTATATCACGCACGTGGACTACCACGTGGTGAAGGGCTGGCACCAGCACCTGAAACAGAAAGACCACTTCTTCGGCGTGTATGGCAGGGCAAAAGTGGTACTGTATGACGAGCGCGAAGATTCGCCCACGCGGGGCTTGATGAACGAAATCATCCTCACACCCGAGCGCCCTCTGCTGGTGCAGATTCCAGAAAGGGTATGGCACGGCTTCATGGCACTTTCGCTGGAGGGAGCAGGTATTCTGAACTTCCCCACCCGCCTGTACGACTATGCAGACCCCGACGAGTACCGGCGCGACCCGCACACAGGCGGCATCCCCTACTCGTGGGCAGTGAAGGACAGGTAGTTCTGCGAGTTTTCCTGCAAGGGTCTGGTAATGTACGACGCGGAGTCGTATAATAGAGGCGTGCTCAATTCTGGTGGACAAAGGGGCGAGCAGGATGACCGGTGTTCCACGTGTAGTCACGCAATCCTACTATCGTGTGGTATCGGGATACTATCGGCTGGCAGAAAGTTTCCAGGATTACTGGAACCTGTCGCGCCGTCTTAATCTGCTCATCTTCGCCATTGCCCTGTTAGGGAGCATCGGCATCGCGGTGTCGGTGCATTACGAGGCATGGGTGGGCACCATCCTGTTGATGCTGGTGATGGTACTGGTTCCCCTGATGGTGGTTTATCCCGAGCTGATTGTGGTGGGTATCCTGCTCTGCGTTGCTTCGGTGGTATCGCCCTTCCTCTGGGACAGAATCTTTTTGGGAGACCGTGGGATTACCCTGCCGAACCTTCTGATTGCGCTGGGTTTGACCGTAGTATTGTTCAGACATCTCACCGGCAAGACCAGCCCAGGCAAACTGTGGGGTTCCCCTTCCACGATAGCCATCCTTGTCTTTCTGATATTGACGGTCCCCGTAGGTCTTTTATACCACTACCTGTTCAGAGGCTGGAGCATCCGTTCGCAGCTGTCCGAAATGGAATACATGCTGGCGTGGTTCATCTTCTTCATTGCCATCGGTATCATGCGCACAGAGAAAACGGTACGCAACCTGCAGGTTGCCTTCCTCTCGGTGGCGGCTGTTGGGGCGCTGGCAACCGTGCTACAGGCTCTGCTGAGGGAAAAAGCGGTATTCTTCCTCAGGCTGGCGGAGTGGGATATTCCCGTGCGCGATACGGAAGGACTTTTGCGCGTCTTGCCGCCGGGGCAGTATCTCTTCCTGGCGGGCTTGATGATTAGCGCGCAGATGTCCACCGTTCGCGAGGGACCCAGACGATGGGGATGGATCGCACTGACGGCTCTGTACGGGCTGGCGGTAGTGTTTACGCTCACTCGCCACTCGTGGTTCGGAGCGCTATTCGGCCTGGGGCTCATCTGGTTGTTCGGAAGCAGTCGCACGAAAGTGAACCTGTTGCTCATCGCCTTCCTGGCGGTAGCCGTGGTCGGCTCGTTGACGATGTTTGCGCGCCCCGCGTGGGTGACCCAGCCCACCGACATCGTCGCCAAACTGCAAAGACGATTCATCAGCACGTTTACCGAACCGCCCAACCGCTATACATACGGCGTGCCCAGCTCCGTCGGACAGCGGATTTTCGAGATGCGCTATATCCTGGACAGGCTTCCCGAATCCCCGTGGTTTGGACTGGGTTGGGGCACCAAACATCCCCTGCGCGTGACCAAGAGTCCGTATGTGGGCAGCACCTATGAGATGCGCACCTACATCCACAACTCAATACTGTGGATTCTGGGAAAGGGAGGTATTGTGGGGCTGGCTGGTCTTCTCATCCTGGTGCTCACCGGACTGATACGTGGCTACTGGCTCTACAGGATAACTCCCCCACAGGAGATATATGCACGGTCGTGGCTACTTGCCCTGTGGATTAGCTGGTTGATGTTATTGCTTGCCGCGCAGTTCGAACCGGTGTTCTGGACGAAGAACCGCCTGGTCTCCCCTGCCATGATACTTGCGCTGATGGAGGGGCTATACTACTTCAGCACGCGGAACACACCGGCACCACAGACGGCTGAAGCCAAAACACACTGAGGTAGAGGTCTCGTTATTTGTGCCTGTTTTTTCCTCGGCAGTAACATATAGCTTGACATGATGCTTCAAACCTTCTAAGATATAGCCGGAAGAAAACCAATGCTCACCGCGTGTACCGCGGGAGCGTTGCATCTCAATCTCAAAGGAGGGTCTTCGATGCGAAACCGCTTGTCGCAACGACGAGCGTTCACACTGATTGAACTGCTCGTTGTTATCGCGATTATCGCGATCCTGGCGGCTATCCTGTTCCCGGTGTTCGCGCAAGCACGCGAGAAGGCACGTGCCACCTCGTGCTTGAGCAATACCAAACAGATAGCCCTTGCGGTAAACATGTACGCGCAGGACTACGATGAAACTTACGCGATGAACCTGTACTTTGTAGCGCCCAACGTGTGGGTGAGTTTTTACGATGCACACGTGCCCTACGTGAAGAACGCCGACATCCTGCGATGCCCTTCAGCCCCGATGGAGA of Armatimonadota bacterium contains these proteins:
- a CDS encoding tRNA (N(6)-L-threonylcarbamoyladenosine(37)-C(2))-methylthiotransferase MtaB, which produces MVRVAFATLGCKVNQYETQRIIDTFEEQGFAVVGFDEPAELYVVNSCSVTQLAEKKSLQIVRRAARQNPDARVVLTGCFAQFTILRGESVAEAALLVPNTDKMRTVHHVLEAFPDIRERVSRDPAPPALRNPYERTRAVVKIQDGCNVCCSFCSIPYTRPRMFSRPYTEVLDEVRRLVDEGFREVVLTGVLIGSYGEETGSGGPDLAGLLQHMARIDGLERIRISSIELTQVTDRLIEVCASERRVCPHLHIPLQSGDDRILQAMNRPYRQQDVLNLAEKLYTQIPDLAITTDIMVGFPGEDDAAFRETCKVVETVQYARAHLFRFSPRPGTPAAQMAEQVPDSEKEQRSHELADLCRKYRERFIAARLGRTVRVLVEGKQGKGGLMKGLTDNYIPVEFAGSAHLAGQLVWVRLLELTDEGALGELITTSSGGHEDGGLHLLPNRAEAGAVHLRVRG
- the hinT gene encoding histidine triad nucleotide-binding protein, giving the protein MYEDEDVYAFKDLNPQAPVHVLLIPKQHVQDVAALQEQHDALAGKLLRVAAHIAREMNVDKTGYRLVANVGPHAGQSVLHLHIHLLGGRQMSWPPG